A window from Manis javanica isolate MJ-LG chromosome 10, MJ_LKY, whole genome shotgun sequence encodes these proteins:
- the MAPK3 gene encoding mitogen-activated protein kinase 3 — MAAVAAQGGGESRGADGVGPGVPGGVETVKGQPFDVGPRYTQLQYIGEGAYGMVSSAYDHACKIRVAIKKISPFEHQTYCQRTLREIQILLRFRHENVIGIRDILRAPTLEVMRDVYIVQDLMETDLYKLLKSQQLSNDHVCYFLYQILRGLKYIHSANVLHRDLKPSNLLINTTCDLKICDFGLARIADPEHDHTGFLTEYVATRWYRAPEIMLNSKGYTKSIDIWSVGCILAEMLSNRPIFPGKHYLDQLNHILGILGSPSQEDLNCIINLKARNYLQSLPSKTKVAWTKLFPKSDSKALDLLDRMLTFNPNKRITVEEALAHPYLEQYYDPTDEPVAEEPFTFDMELDDLPKERLKELIFQETARFQPGAPEAP, encoded by the exons ATGGCGGCGGTGGCGGCTCAGGGGGGCGGGGAGTCCCGGGGAGCTGATGGGGTCGGCCCAGGGGTCCCGGGGGGAGTGGAGACAGTGAAGGGACAGCCGTTCGACGTGGGCCCGCGCTACACGCAGCTCCAGTACATCGGCGAGGGCGCTTACGGCATGGTCAG CTCAGCTTATGACCATGCGTGCAAGATTCGCGTGGCCATCAAGAAAATCAGCCCCTTTGAGCATCAGACCTACTGCCAGCGCACACTGCGGGAGATCCAGATCTTGCTGCGCTTCCGCCATGAGAACGTTATTGGCATTCGAGACATTCTGCGGGCACCCACCCTGGAAGTCATGAGGGATGT CTATATTGTGCAGGACCTGATGGAGACAGACCTGTACAAGTTGCTCAAAAGCCAGCAGCTGAGCAACGACCACGTTTGCTACTTCCTCTACCAGATCCTTCGGGGCCTCAAGTATATCCACTCAGCCAATGTGCTCCACCGAGATTTAAAGCCCTCCAACTTGCTCATCAACACCACCTGCGACCTTAAG ATCTGTGATTTTGGCCTGGCCCGAATTGCTGATCCTGAACATGACCACACTGGCTTCCTGACTGAGTATGTGGCCACACGCTGGTACCGTGCCCCAGAGATCATGCTTAACTCCAAG GGCTATACCAAGTCCATTGACATCTGGTCTGTGGGCTGCATTCTGGCTGAGATGCTCTCCAACCGGCCCATCTTCCCTGGCAAGCACTACCTGGACCAGCTCAACCACATTCtgg GTATCCTGGGCTCCCCATCCCAGGAGGACCTGAATTGTATCATCAACCTGAAGGCCCGAAACTACTTACAGTCTCTGCCTTCCAAGACCAAGGTGGCCTGGACCAAGCTGTTTCCCAAGTCAGACTCCAAAG CACTTGACCTGCTGGACCGGATGTTGACCTTTAACCCCAACAAACGGATCACAGTGGAGGAAGCTCTGGCTCACCCCTACCTGGAGCAATACTACGACCCAACGGATGAG CCAGTGGCTGAGGAACCTTTCACCTTCGACATGGAGCTGGATGATCTACCCAAGGAGCGGCTGAAGGAGCTCATCTTCCAGGAGACAGCCCGCTTCCAGCCTGGGGCACCGGAGGCCCCCTAA